A part of Homo sapiens chromosome 19 genomic patch of type FIX, GRCh38.p14 PATCHES HG2569_PATCH genomic DNA contains:
- the GMFG gene encoding glia maturation factor gamma isoform 2 (isoform 2 is encoded by transcript variant 2) has product MVVLEEEFQNISPEELKMELPERQPRFVVYSYKYVHDDGRVSYPLCFIFSSPVGCKPEQQMMYAGSKNRLVQTAELTKVFEIRTTDDLTEAWLQEKLSFFR; this is encoded by the exons ATGGTGGTGCTGGAGGAAGAATTTCAG AACATTTCCCCAGAGGAGCTCAAAATGGAGTTGCCGGAGAGACAGCCCAG GTTCGTGGTTTACAGCTACAAGTACGTGCATGACGATGGCCGAGTGTCCTACCCTTTGTGTTTCATCTTCTCCAGCCCTGTGG GCTGCAAGCCGGAACAACAGATGATGTATGCAGGGAGTAAAAACAGGCTGGTGCAGACAGCAGAGCTCACAAAG GTGTTCGAAATCCGCACCACTGATGACCTCACTGAGGCCTGGCTCCAAGAAAAGTTGTCTTTCTTTCGTTGA
- the GMFG gene encoding glia maturation factor gamma isoform 1 (isoform 1 is encoded by transcript variant 1), with amino-acid sequence MSDSLVVCEVDPELTEKLRKFRFRKETDNAAIIMKVDKDRQMVVLEEEFQNISPEELKMELPERQPRFVVYSYKYVHDDGRVSYPLCFIFSSPVGCKPEQQMMYAGSKNRLVQTAELTKVFEIRTTDDLTEAWLQEKLSFFR; translated from the exons TCTGACTCCCTGGTGGTGTGCGAGGTAGACCCAGAGCTAACAGAAAAGCTGAGGAAATTCCGCTTCCGAAAAGAGACAGACAATGCAGCCATCATAA TGAAGGTGGACAAAGACCGGCAGATGGTGGTGCTGGAGGAAGAATTTCAG AACATTTCCCCAGAGGAGCTCAAAATGGAGTTGCCGGAGAGACAGCCCAG GTTCGTGGTTTACAGCTACAAGTACGTGCATGACGATGGCCGAGTGTCCTACCCTTTGTGTTTCATCTTCTCCAGCCCTGTGG GCTGCAAGCCGGAACAACAGATGATGTATGCAGGGAGTAAAAACAGGCTGGTGCAGACAGCAGAGCTCACAAAG GTGTTCGAAATCCGCACCACTGATGACCTCACTGAGGCCTGGCTCCAAGAAAAGTTGTCTTTCTTTCGTTGA
- the GMFG gene encoding glia maturation factor gamma isoform 3 (isoform 3 is encoded by transcript variant 3): protein MKVDKDRQMVVLEEEFQNISPEELKMELPERQPRFVVYSYKYVHDDGRVSYPLCFIFSSPVGCKPEQQMMYAGSKNRLVQTAELTKVFEIRTTDDLTEAWLQEKLSFFR from the exons A TGAAGGTGGACAAAGACCGGCAGATGGTGGTGCTGGAGGAAGAATTTCAG AACATTTCCCCAGAGGAGCTCAAAATGGAGTTGCCGGAGAGACAGCCCAG GTTCGTGGTTTACAGCTACAAGTACGTGCATGACGATGGCCGAGTGTCCTACCCTTTGTGTTTCATCTTCTCCAGCCCTGTGG GCTGCAAGCCGGAACAACAGATGATGTATGCAGGGAGTAAAAACAGGCTGGTGCAGACAGCAGAGCTCACAAAG GTGTTCGAAATCCGCACCACTGATGACCTCACTGAGGCCTGGCTCCAAGAAAAGTTGTCTTTCTTTCGTTGA